The nucleotide window GAGAAAAAGTTAAACCTATCTTAACGAAAGTTGGTCGAAGCTGCAAAAGCCTTGAGATAAGTTTCTGATAATACGGTAGAATCTGATCTACTGCATCATGACAACAATTCAACCATTTGAAGCCACAGACCTTCTTAACCTAAATGCAATCAACCTTGACATATTTACAGAAAATTTTCCGTTAGAGTCGTATTTGGAGTACTTGATTCTATGGCCAACCTTATTCTTTAAGTCCGTTGAACTAACCAGCCATGATAAGAATGAACGTATTAGTGGTTATATGATGGGAAAGACCGAAGGTAGGGGGCAAGATTGGCATTCACATATAACTGCAGTAACAATTTCACCGAAGTTCCGACGTATTTCTCTAGCTTCTATGCTTTGTAACGCGTTAGAAACTATCACAGACGATAAACAACATCAGGTGAACTTTATCGACTTGTTCGTAAAGTGCAATAATGCTTTAGCAATAAAGTTGTACGAAAAGCTAGGATATGGTATCTATAGACGAGTGGTCGGTTATTATAATAGTCCTGAGGACGGTTATCCACGGTCactaaaaaaaataaatgaCGATAAGGACGCATTTGACATGCGTAAAGGAATGGTTCGAGATCATGGACGTAGTACGCGGCCCGAGGGATGGAAACAATACTGTTTCCCTCATGACATAAAATTCtaatttttgttttgtaCAATTGGGGATGATATATATAGTGAATGAATTAATAGTAAGTAGTTACACAAAGTTTTACGCATGTAAGTTTACATACAATTCTTAGAATTCAACCTTCTCAGATGGAGGGGGGACAGCACTTCTGAACCCACCGTGGTTACCACGACCTCTACCACCACGACCTCTACCTCTTCCGCGTCCACGAAACCAACCACGGTTGCCGTTTCTAGGTCTAGCACCGGCTTGTCCAAAAGTGTCCATGTTCAATTGGCGTTCTTCTTGCCACTTCATATTAGTATTGGTCTCTGTAGAGGTCGATATGGAGTCAAAAAATGAGGATTTCTTGTCGTAAAAAGACTCATCGGGAGATTGACCTTTTTCATTTGACTTGGTAACCTCAGGCTCGGGAGCTACATCATCATTAGTTTTTAAAAACCTCGCATTATTGGattcaaaatcaaaatcatcCTCAGGGACTGCAGCTTTATTCTTATCTTGTTGCTGGCGACGTTGTCcttgctgctgctgagGTTGATGCGATcgttgttgttgctgttgttgctgttgttgttgttgttgttgttgttgttgcGGTTGCTGGTGGTGCTGACGTTTGAGCTGCTGCTTCTGCTGCTCTGCATGCTCATGCTGAGGCTTGCTCTTGCTCTTTTCAACAGCAGGTCTTATAGGAGTCTTCGTGTCTTTTCCTTCATCCTTCTGCTCTGGTGCATAAACGCCATACCCAGCAACAGCTGCTGGAACCTGTGCACGAGGTTGTTGTTGCGAACCATTATTGATGGCATTTCCAGTCCCCGTCACGTCTGTTGGAGCCGCCACCTGAGGTGGCAATACAGGATAAGCTTGATCCAATGGACAATCTAAGATACTTAAATCCTTTACATCATTACCATTAAACGCAACTGAATTATAAACTGCTGGATTTGGATAAACTTCATCTGGGCCCCAATTCCTTCTGCCTTCAGTGCCAAAACAGCGCACGTTACTTAACGTAACAATACCTTGTTCTGAATCAATCGACTCTAATAAGCCCACGTAACGATTATCGTTATTCGATATCAAGGATATGGTCTTACCAATGTACTGAGACATTTTTATGTCCTTAATGTGTAGTTATATAGGGTGCCCTTCAGGCTTTTGTATTAATATCAAGCTCAAGGCCTACGAGATCGTAAAAAATGGGAggatttttatttttatgAACTTCATTAAAGACCGGGTAATGCCCATTAACAGTATATAACATGGAGTTAGAAAGTCCGGGTCACTCAAAACAATAGGAGGGGGAGATTCCATTAATCAAGGCATATAAAAAGCGATAATGCAGGATACCACAGTATCCAATCTATTTAGATGTAGGTAGGCAGAGTTCCATATTCTTATGGCTATATTCTTACTAGAATTGTCTTTTTTCTGCGTTATTTGTGTTGGTTCCAGGGTTTTAAGATTGATTGAGAATGACAAGCTTAGAAAGTGCTGTTGTTGGAGCTACTGCTAGTTCATTAGCGAGCTTGATAGTTTATCCACTTGATATTATGAAGGTCACGGTACAAACTCGACTTAAGCCTAGATCAGACCCAGAATTGGGAAGGTGTGTTAGTAATCTAACGGCGGCTAATCAACAGGAGATTAAAACCGAGGATAATAATGGATTACTTAAATTGTTGCGGAACATCTACGAAACCGAAGGGTTCCAAGGATTTTACAAAGGTATTGGCGCTTCTACTGTTTCAGGTTTTGTACAAAGCTTCTCCTATTTTTATTGGT belongs to Eremothecium sinecaudum strain ATCC 58844 chromosome IV, complete sequence and includes:
- the NAT3 gene encoding peptide alpha-N-acetyltransferase complex B subunit NAT3 (Syntenic homolog of Ashbya gossypii ADR038C; Syntenic homolog of Saccharomyces cerevisiae YPR131C (NAT3)), encoding MTTIQPFEATDLLNLNAINLDIFTENFPLESYLEYLILWPTLFFKSVELTSHDKNERISGYMMGKTEGRGQDWHSHITAVTISPKFRRISLASMLCNALETITDDKQHQVNFIDLFVKCNNALAIKLYEKLGYGIYRRVVGYYNSPEDGYPRSLKKINDDKDAFDMRKGMVRDHGRSTRPEGWKQYCFPHDIKF
- the SCD6 gene encoding Scd6p (Syntenic homolog of Ashbya gossypii ADR037W; Syntenic homolog of Saccharomyces cerevisiae YPR129W (SCD6)), producing the protein MSQYIGKTISLISNNDNRYVGLLESIDSEQGIVTLSNVRCFGTEGRRNWGPDEVYPNPAVYNSVAFNGNDVKDLSILDCPLDQAYPVLPPQVAAPTDVTGTGNAINNGSQQQPRAQVPAAVAGYGVYAPEQKDEGKDTKTPIRPAVEKSKSKPQHEHAEQQKQQLKRQHHQQPQQQQQQQQQQQQQQQQRSHQPQQQQGQRRQQQDKNKAAVPEDDFDFESNNARFLKTNDDVAPEPEVTKSNEKGQSPDESFYDKKSSFFDSISTSTETNTNMKWQEERQLNMDTFGQAGARPRNGNRGWFRGRGRGRGRGGRGRGNHGGFRSAVPPPSEKVEF